The Enterobacter asburiae genome window below encodes:
- the metN gene encoding methionine ABC transporter ATP-binding protein MetN — MIKLSNITKVFQQGNRTIQALNNVSLHVPAGQIYGVIGASGAGKSTLIRCVNLLERPTQGSVEVGGQELTALSEKELTKARRQIGMIFQHFNLLASRTVFGNVALPLELDNTPKEEVKRRVTELLDLVGLGDKHDSYPANLSGGQKQRVAIARALASNPKVLLCDEATSALDPATTRSILELLKDINRRLGLTILLITHEMDVVKRICDCVAVISNGELIEQDTVSEVFSHPKTPLAQQFIQSTLHLDIPEDYLERLKTEPTADSVPMLRMEFTGQSVDAPLLSETARRFNVNNNIISAQMDYAGGVKFGIMLTEMHGTEEETQAAIAWLQEHHVKVEVLGYV; from the coding sequence ATGATTAAACTTTCCAATATCACCAAAGTGTTCCAGCAGGGGAACCGAACCATTCAGGCGCTGAACAACGTCAGCCTGCATGTTCCTGCTGGTCAAATTTATGGCGTCATTGGCGCATCGGGTGCAGGTAAAAGCACGCTGATTCGTTGTGTTAACCTGCTTGAGCGCCCAACCCAGGGCAGCGTAGAAGTTGGCGGCCAGGAACTTACCGCCCTCTCAGAGAAAGAACTCACCAAAGCGCGTCGTCAGATTGGCATGATCTTCCAGCACTTTAACCTGCTGGCCTCCCGCACCGTGTTCGGCAACGTTGCCCTGCCGCTTGAGCTGGATAACACGCCGAAAGAAGAAGTGAAGCGTCGCGTTACCGAGCTGCTCGACCTCGTGGGTCTGGGCGACAAGCATGATAGCTACCCGGCCAATCTGTCCGGTGGGCAAAAGCAGCGTGTGGCCATTGCCCGCGCGCTGGCAAGCAACCCTAAGGTACTGCTGTGCGATGAAGCCACCAGCGCACTGGATCCGGCAACCACACGTTCAATTCTGGAATTGCTGAAAGACATTAACCGTCGCCTGGGCCTGACGATCCTCCTTATTACACATGAGATGGACGTGGTGAAACGCATCTGCGACTGCGTGGCGGTCATCAGCAACGGTGAACTGATCGAGCAGGACACGGTAAGTGAAGTGTTTTCGCATCCGAAGACGCCTCTGGCACAGCAGTTCATCCAGTCCACGCTGCATCTGGATATTCCGGAAGATTATCTGGAGCGTTTGAAAACCGAACCGACGGCAGACAGCGTCCCGATGCTGCGCATGGAGTTCACCGGTCAGTCCGTTGACGCTCCCCTGCTTTCCGAAACCGCGCGTCGCTTTAACGTGAACAACAACATCATCAGCGCGCAGATGGATTACGCCGGTGGCGTGAAGTTCGGCATCATGCTGACAGAAATGCACGGCACAGAAGAAGAAACCCAGGCCGCGATTGCCTGGCTGCAAGAACACCATGTAAAAGTAGAGGTACTGGGTTATGTCTGA
- a CDS encoding methionine ABC transporter permease MetI codes for MSEPMMWLLVRGVWETLAMTFVSGFFGFVIGLPVGVLLYVTRPGQIIENAKLYRTLSALVNIFRSIPFIILLVWMIPFTRVIVGTSIGLQAAIVPLTVGAAPFIARMVENALLEIPTGLIEASRAMGATPMQIVRKVLLPEALPGLVNAATITLITLVGYSAMGGAVGAGGLGQIGYQYGYIGYNATVMNTVLVLLVVLVYLIQFSGDRIVRTVTHK; via the coding sequence ATGTCTGAGCCGATGATGTGGCTGCTGGTTCGCGGCGTTTGGGAAACGCTGGCAATGACCTTTGTCTCTGGCTTCTTTGGTTTTGTGATTGGCCTGCCGGTCGGCGTATTGCTGTACGTGACGCGTCCGGGTCAAATCATTGAGAACGCGAAACTGTACCGTACGCTCTCTGCGCTGGTGAACATCTTCCGTTCTATTCCCTTCATTATTCTGCTGGTGTGGATGATTCCGTTTACCCGCGTGATCGTCGGAACGTCTATCGGTCTGCAGGCGGCCATCGTTCCGCTGACCGTAGGCGCAGCACCGTTTATCGCCCGTATGGTGGAAAATGCCCTGCTGGAAATCCCGACAGGTCTGATTGAGGCTTCCCGCGCGATGGGCGCAACGCCGATGCAGATCGTCCGCAAAGTTCTGCTCCCGGAAGCACTGCCGGGCCTGGTGAACGCGGCAACCATCACGCTCATCACGCTGGTCGGTTATTCCGCAATGGGTGGCGCAGTTGGCGCTGGCGGTTTAGGCCAGATTGGTTACCAGTACGGCTATATTGGATATAACGCTACCGTGATGAATACCGTTCTGGTATTGCTGGTTGTTCTGGTTTATTTAATCCAGTTCTCTGGCGATCGCATCGTCCGGACCGTTACTCACAAATAA
- the metQ gene encoding methionine ABC transporter substrate-binding lipoprotein MetQ: MAFKLKTFAAVGALIGSLALVGCGQDEKDPNHIKVGVIVGAEQQVAEVAQKVAKEKYGLDVELVTFNDYVLPNEALSKGDIDANAFQHKPYLDQQIKDRGYKLVGVGNTFVYPIAGYSKKIKSLDELQPGSQVAVPNDPTNLGRSLLLLQKVGLIKLKDGVGLLPTVLDVTENPKNLKIVELEAPQLPRSLDDAQIALAVINTTYASQIGLTPAKDGIFVEDKDSPYVNLIVTREDNKDAENVKKFVQAYQSDEVYQEANKVFNGGAVKGW, encoded by the coding sequence ATGGCGTTTAAATTAAAGACCTTTGCAGCAGTAGGCGCGCTGATCGGCTCTCTGGCACTGGTGGGTTGCGGTCAGGACGAAAAAGATCCAAACCACATTAAAGTGGGCGTTATCGTGGGTGCAGAACAACAGGTTGCTGAAGTTGCTCAGAAAGTGGCGAAAGAGAAGTATGGCCTGGACGTTGAGCTGGTGACCTTCAACGATTACGTTCTGCCGAACGAAGCGCTGAGCAAAGGCGATATCGATGCTAACGCCTTCCAGCATAAGCCATACCTGGATCAGCAGATCAAAGATCGCGGCTATAAACTGGTGGGCGTCGGTAACACCTTCGTTTATCCAATTGCCGGTTACTCTAAGAAAATTAAATCTCTGGACGAGCTGCAGCCGGGCTCTCAGGTTGCCGTGCCTAATGACCCAACCAACCTTGGTCGTTCCCTGCTGCTGCTGCAGAAAGTGGGCCTGATCAAACTGAAAGACGGTGTTGGCCTGCTGCCAACCGTTCTGGATGTCACCGAGAACCCGAAAAATCTGAAAATTGTTGAACTGGAAGCACCGCAGCTGCCACGTTCTCTGGACGATGCGCAGATTGCCCTGGCCGTTATCAACACCACTTACGCCAGCCAGATTGGCCTGACGCCAGCCAAAGACGGTATCTTCGTAGAAGATAAAGACTCCCCGTACGTTAACCTGATCGTGACTCGCGAAGACAACAAGGACGCGGAAAACGTGAAGAAATTCGTTCAGGCTTATCAGTCTGATGAAGTTTACCAGGAAGCCAACAAAGTGTTTAACGGCGGCGCTGTTAAAGGCTGGTAA
- the rcsF gene encoding Rcs stress response system protein RcsF, with protein sequence MRALPICLLALMLSGCSMLSRSPVEPVQSTATPPKTEPAKPKVVRPAPVRIITKADELVGKPFRELGEVSGESCQATNQDSPPNIPTARKRMQINAAKMKANAVLLHSCEVTSGTPGCYRQAVCIGSALNITAK encoded by the coding sequence ATGCGTGCTTTACCGATCTGTCTTTTAGCACTCATGCTGAGCGGCTGTTCTATGCTAAGCAGATCTCCCGTTGAACCTGTTCAAAGCACGGCAACCCCGCCAAAAACCGAGCCTGCGAAACCGAAAGTGGTTCGCCCTGCGCCGGTTCGCATTATCACGAAAGCAGACGAACTCGTCGGTAAACCGTTCCGTGAACTGGGCGAAGTGAGCGGCGAATCCTGTCAGGCGACCAATCAGGACTCACCACCGAATATTCCGACAGCGCGTAAACGCATGCAGATTAATGCCGCAAAAATGAAAGCCAACGCGGTTCTGCTGCACAGCTGCGAAGTCACCAGCGGCACGCCGGGCTGCTATCGTCAGGCGGTTTGCATCGGTTCTGCGCTGAACATCACGGCGAAATGA
- the tsaA gene encoding tRNA (N6-threonylcarbamoyladenosine(37)-N6)-methyltransferase TrmO — protein MSAFQFEQIGVIHSPYKEKFAVPRQPGLVTSGSGELHLIAPYNQADAVRGLEAFSHLWVVFVFHQTMEGGWRPTVRPPRLGGNARMGVFATRSTFRPNPVGMSLVELKGIRCQKDRVILELGSLDLVDGTPVIDIKPYLPFAEALPDARASYAQDAPQADMPVYFTPEITAQLGQLEKRYPRLQDFITEVLAQDPRPAYRKEEEEGKTYAVWLFDFNVRWRVTGAGFEVFALEPR, from the coding sequence ATGAGTGCATTTCAGTTCGAGCAGATAGGCGTTATCCACTCTCCTTATAAAGAGAAGTTCGCCGTCCCCCGCCAGCCCGGTCTTGTGACCAGCGGAAGCGGTGAGCTTCACCTGATTGCGCCTTACAATCAGGCCGATGCGGTACGCGGGCTCGAGGCTTTCAGCCATTTATGGGTGGTGTTCGTGTTTCACCAGACGATGGAAGGCGGCTGGCGTCCTACCGTGCGCCCTCCTCGTCTTGGCGGAAATGCGAGAATGGGCGTGTTTGCGACTCGCTCGACCTTCCGCCCAAACCCGGTTGGCATGTCGCTGGTTGAACTGAAAGGCATACGCTGCCAGAAAGATCGGGTGATACTGGAGTTAGGTAGCCTGGACCTGGTAGACGGCACGCCGGTAATCGACATCAAACCCTATTTGCCCTTCGCCGAAGCCCTCCCGGACGCCCGTGCAAGTTATGCTCAGGACGCACCGCAGGCGGACATGCCTGTTTATTTTACGCCAGAGATAACCGCGCAGCTCGGTCAGCTGGAGAAACGCTATCCTCGCTTACAGGATTTCATCACTGAAGTTCTGGCACAGGACCCTCGTCCGGCCTACCGTAAAGAAGAGGAAGAAGGAAAAACGTACGCCGTCTGGCTGTTCGATTTCAACGTTCGCTGGCGCGTCACCGGGGCAGGTTTTGAAGTGTTTGCCCTTGAACCCAGGTAA
- the proS gene encoding proline--tRNA ligase, translating into MRTSQYLLSTLKETPADAEVISHQLMLRAGMIRKLASGLYTWLPTGVRVLKKVENIVREEMNNAGAIEVSMPVVQPADLWQESGRWEQYGPELLRFVDRGERPFVLGPTHEEVITDLIRNELSSYKQLPLNFFQIQTKFRDEVRPRFGVMRSREFLMKDAYSFHTSQESLQETYDAMYAAYSKIFSRMGLDFRAVQADTGSIGGSASHEFQVLAQSGEDDVIFSDSSDYAANIEFAEALAPKEPRGAATQEMTLVDTPNAKTIAELVEQFSLPVEKTVKTLLVKSTEGSAYPLVALLVRGDHELNEVKAEKLPQVASPLTFATEAEIRAVVNAGPGSLGPVNLPVPVVIDRTVAAMSDFSAGANIDGKHYFGINWDRDVATPEVADIRNVVAGDPSPDGQGTLMIKRGIEVGHIFQLGDKYSRALNAAVQGEDGRNQILTMGCYGIGVTRVVAAAIEQNYDERGIVWPDNIAPFQVAILPMNMHKSYRVQELAEKLYAELRAQGIEVLMDDRKERPGVMFADMELIGIPHTVVIGDRNLDSDEIEYKYRRSGEKQMIKTGDILDYLVKAIKG; encoded by the coding sequence ATGCGTACTAGCCAATATCTGCTCTCCACTCTGAAGGAGACGCCTGCCGACGCCGAAGTGATCAGCCATCAGCTGATGCTGCGCGCCGGGATGATCCGCAAGCTGGCCTCCGGGTTATACACCTGGCTGCCGACCGGCGTGCGCGTCCTGAAAAAAGTCGAAAACATCGTGCGTGAAGAGATGAACAACGCAGGTGCTATCGAGGTGTCCATGCCTGTGGTTCAGCCCGCTGACCTGTGGCAGGAGAGCGGCCGTTGGGAACAATATGGTCCTGAACTGCTGCGCTTTGTCGATCGCGGCGAGCGTCCTTTCGTTCTCGGCCCAACGCATGAAGAAGTCATTACCGACCTGATTCGTAATGAGCTGAGCTCTTACAAACAGCTGCCGCTGAACTTCTTCCAGATCCAGACCAAGTTCCGTGACGAAGTTCGCCCACGTTTCGGCGTTATGCGCTCTCGCGAATTCCTGATGAAAGATGCCTACTCTTTCCATACCTCTCAGGAATCACTGCAAGAGACTTACGACGCAATGTACGCGGCTTACAGCAAAATCTTCTCCCGCATGGGTCTGGATTTCCGTGCTGTGCAGGCTGATACCGGCTCCATCGGCGGTAGCGCATCCCATGAGTTCCAGGTACTGGCACAGAGCGGTGAAGACGATGTGATCTTCTCTGACTCTTCAGACTACGCGGCGAATATCGAATTTGCAGAAGCGCTGGCACCAAAAGAGCCGCGCGGCGCGGCAACGCAAGAGATGACGCTGGTTGATACGCCAAACGCGAAAACCATTGCCGAGCTGGTTGAGCAGTTCAGTCTGCCTGTCGAAAAAACCGTAAAAACGCTGCTGGTGAAATCCACCGAAGGTAGCGCTTACCCGCTGGTTGCCCTGCTGGTGCGTGGCGATCATGAGCTGAACGAAGTGAAAGCCGAGAAGCTGCCGCAGGTAGCCAGCCCGCTGACCTTCGCAACGGAAGCGGAAATCCGCGCCGTGGTGAATGCGGGTCCAGGTTCACTGGGTCCAGTCAACCTGCCGGTGCCGGTTGTTATTGACCGCACGGTTGCTGCAATGAGCGACTTCTCTGCAGGTGCGAACATCGACGGTAAACATTACTTCGGCATCAACTGGGATCGCGACGTGGCGACGCCGGAAGTGGCTGACATCCGTAACGTGGTTGCAGGCGATCCAAGCCCGGACGGTCAGGGTACCCTGATGATTAAGCGCGGCATCGAAGTCGGTCACATCTTCCAGCTGGGCGATAAATACTCTCGCGCGCTGAACGCCGCTGTTCAGGGTGAAGATGGCCGTAACCAGATCCTGACCATGGGTTGCTACGGTATTGGGGTGACGCGCGTGGTAGCTGCGGCAATTGAGCAGAACTACGACGAACGCGGCATCGTCTGGCCGGACAATATTGCGCCGTTCCAGGTAGCCATTCTGCCAATGAACATGCACAAGTCTTACCGCGTGCAGGAGCTGGCCGAGAAGCTGTATGCCGAGCTGCGCGCACAGGGTATCGAAGTGCTGATGGATGACCGTAAAGAGCGTCCGGGCGTAATGTTCGCCGATATGGAACTGATCGGTATCCCGCACACCGTCGTCATCGGCGACCGTAACCTCGACAGCGATGAGATTGAATACAAATACCGTCGCAGCGGCGAAAAACAGATGATCAAGACCGGCGACATTCTTGATTACCTGGTGAAAGCCATCAAAGGCTAA
- the nlpE gene encoding envelope stress response activation lipoprotein NlpE (NlpE, an outer membrane lipoprotein, interacts directly with CpxA, the sensor histidine kinase of the Cpx system for response to envelope stress.) — translation MKKVLWSALAASTLFALFGCNNRSETQVLQPTQTEELKPMQQSWRGVLPCADCEGIETSLFLQKDGTWVMNQRYQGAKEPSSFATYGTWARTAEKLVLTDTTGEKTFFRAKGEGMEMLDREGNPIESQFNYTLAPVKAALPATPMAMRGMYFYMADAAIFTDCATGRKVSVANNAQLERDYAVARGNDSKPVLLTVDGHFTLEPNPDSGEMVKTLVADKDAKFVAGKDCNSK, via the coding sequence GTGAAAAAAGTATTATGGTCAGCGCTGGCAGCGAGTACGCTGTTTGCGCTTTTTGGGTGTAACAACCGCTCCGAAACGCAGGTTTTACAACCCACGCAAACGGAAGAATTAAAACCAATGCAGCAAAGCTGGCGCGGCGTATTGCCTTGCGCGGACTGCGAAGGCATTGAAACGTCTCTGTTCCTGCAAAAAGACGGCACCTGGGTGATGAATCAGCGCTATCAGGGCGCTAAAGAGCCTTCTTCTTTTGCAACTTATGGAACATGGGCGCGTACGGCGGAGAAGCTGGTTCTGACGGATACCACCGGTGAGAAAACCTTTTTCCGCGCCAAAGGTGAGGGGATGGAGATGCTTGACCGCGAAGGCAACCCGATTGAATCCCAGTTCAACTACACGCTTGCGCCGGTAAAAGCGGCTCTGCCTGCCACGCCGATGGCAATGCGGGGGATGTACTTCTATATGGCGGATGCGGCGATCTTTACCGACTGCGCAACCGGCAGGAAGGTCAGCGTGGCAAACAATGCGCAGCTTGAACGTGATTACGCTGTGGCACGCGGCAATGACAGCAAGCCGGTATTGCTGACGGTTGACGGTCACTTTACGCTGGAGCCAAACCCGGATAGCGGGGAGATGGTGAAAACGCTGGTGGCAGATAAAGACGCGAAGTTTGTTGCGGGTAAAGACTGTAACAGTAAATAA